Genomic DNA from Leishmania infantum JPCM5 genome chromosome 24:
gtgtgtgtgtgtgcttgtgtgtgtgtgtttgtcgGTGAGCATTGGAGGGAGGCCTATCACCTACACACGGGGCTGATCTGGAGGTGGAGGTAAGCGTTGGCCTTGCGCAGCAACACCTATCATACTCGCAGATCGCTCGCTGCGTCCGCTACGCACCACTGGTGGCAGAGCTATCCCCTCACGTGATGCGTGGGAAAAGGCTCGTCGAGTAGGGGTGCGATCACTGTAGCTTATCACCATCGAACCAGCCCCGAAATCTTCAGCACTGGCGGTTATGCCCCGACTACTGCTGGTGGCTGCCCCGTTGTAGGCTggagcggcgcagacgtTGGGGGAGCTTTCATAgccaccgcggccaccgTTGAGCGCCGCTGTGCAAAGGCCCGCCATTGTGCCGGTGCTCGCCGCCAGCAAGCGGCTCGGGCGGCCAGTGGCGTCccacgaggcggcggctccaCAGCGAGGGGCGGAGAGTGAAATGCTGCGCGCTCGCTCATCGCCTCGTTCCTCCACCGCTACTagcaccgtcgccgagtCCGGCGGAGTCTGGCCCGTCCACACCCCGTTGCTGCTTTGGTAGATGCTGTTGGTGTGTGTCGCTACACGAAGCATGTcttcgccgctggcgccgcgcccGGATAGGCCTCCCATGGCACCAAGCGCAGGAGACGAGCCACCGTTCGCTGCAACGTGCGGCACGTGTGGCAGGGCTGGTGAGTACGACGTGCCGAGGGGGTGACGCCGAGCGGAGGTGGACGCTGACCCGCCGCGCGACGCAGGTGCGCGGGCTGGACCTATAGACTCCGTGTCTACCGATATGGagcgcgccgtcgacgcgCTCGGCGGAAAGGCTGGACGCGACGCCGACCGCAGAGGTGACACGCCGCTCTGCGAAGCTATCGATATGCTGTACTCGTTCTGCGAAAGGATGCTAGATCGACGGCTACGGGtgttgctgccgttgcagcGCGCAAGGAATGGCCGCGTCGGCTGGTGCTGTACACCGGAGCGAGTCTCGACTGGCGTCTCCATGGCTGTCTCGATGCCCCAGTCGCTTGCCTCTTCACTCAAGTGAGCTGCCTGtaggcggagcgggcgacAGTACTCATCGAAGGTGTCGCGTGAGAAGTAGAGCCGGTTCTGCAACAGCTCCACCATGAGAAACTCCAGCGCGTTGAGGTCGTCGTTTGTGACACCGCCGACGACAGAAAAGTCGTGGTTGTTGAGTGTTCGCGTGTCCATGATCTTGCTTGCCATTCTGGTCGACGTGAGGAAGAGCTTGAACACGTTGTACGGGTGCAGGAGCATGCATGGGTGCATGCAGAGCAGCCGGTCCAGGTAGAGGCATCCGCACACCAGCACCGACGGAGAGACATAGGTGTACTTGACGATGCGCTTGAGGTAGTCGTGAACGGAGATGGCCGGAACCTCGCGGGTGGAGAAGGCGTTGAGTTCCGCCTGCGGGCTCGGCAAAGtcgccttgccgctgccactgctgctgctgcctgtcGTGTTCGCACACGTGAGGCCACCGTTGACGCTCCCTCGTGGCGAGCGCTCGGCGTCAGTTGCGCCGTTCAGCGTGGTTGCTGAAGGCGAGGCTGGCGATGACACGTGCGCGGGTATCCCGTGcttctgccgcagcacctcatGCGCCGCGATGGTGCAGTCGATTGCGTACGCCAGCCACGGAACAAGAAACCGGTATTCCTGCCCATGCTTCTCTTGCATCGTCTCGGACTCGTTCAGCAAGCGGCCCGAGCGCTTGCTGTGTCGCTGCGGCATGGACACGGACGGCGTAAGCGGAAAAAGGTCGACCGGCTCGTCCATCGTGGACGGCAAGGGTGGCAGCGTTGGAGTGGCGGACGGACTCAAAATTgttgcgccggcgcacaggCCATTCGCGCCACTGCTGTCCACGGTAGCGCTGGCTGCAGCCTCTTGGCCACGAGCGCCATAGAAGCCGCTCCCGGCAGCCGAGCCACTGTTGGGCGAAGTATGGAGACTGCTGTTGCACCCCGCTAAGCCAATCTGCATGGTAGACGGCTTGCGAAAAAAGTGGCAGATGAGCGGCTTCTCTATTTCGTccacgccgcgcggcggcacggcgggGGAGAGCCGCGGTGGGGAGTAGACTCTAGACGTATTGCCATCCTCGGTGTGGCTGCCGCTATGGTTGTTAGCGTCACCCGCGTGGTTGCGCCCGTTCTGCACCATTGTGTCTAGCGCACTCATTGCACAGCACCGAAACCGATAAAATcggcagagagaaaggacACTCCTCACTCTCTTCTCGTCCACAGAGAAGGTAGAGGGAATACGGTCACCGCCTGCTGGGAGAAGGTGGGAAGGGTAAGGGGGGAGGGTCTCGATCAACAAGATGTCGGCGTACACACCACCACGcgaaacgagagagaggagtcGCTGCACCAATCCTAAGGGGTATCAAGAGAGTCGCGTGTGCTCAAGCGTGATGCTCAGAGAATGCTGCAATCTCCAAgggtgctgcgcagcccTTAGCAAAACAATGGATATCCGTATGgacgtgtatgcgtgtgtggtgactggagagagaggagggggtgaggtgggggggagggaagggaagaggtggCTCGGAGAGAGCGTGCGCCGTTTCCCGCCGGACTACAGAGAGACAATAACAAGGCACCACCACTGACACGGACACGCGGGAAGGGTGATGCAAGACGGGGATGCAAGGCGTGAGGAAGGAGTAAAGGCGGGAGGGTAGGGGGGTGGAGGAAAAaagacggaggagaggaaagaggagcaGGACAAAACAGAGAGCAAAACGCACAGCAAGAAAGATGTacgcgcggtggtggtgttgagGGGGTGAGAAGgcgtgtgttcgtgtgtgtgtgtgtgtgtgtgtgtgtgtgtgtgcctgtggcggcggtggggagTGGCAACTTGCTACAAGGAACCAAGAGAACCAGAAAGTACAAGGAGGGGAGGtggtgtggggggggaggggaagggggagaatGATGTGTGGGTGAGAAGCGGTGATGGATGGATGGGGGGGCGGTAAATGAACGTGAGGTGCGAATAGCAaagctgccgcgctgccgacactggagaagggggaggacgaACAGCAAATGAAAAATGTCAAacaccacacacagagagagaaaaggggatACAGGAAGAAAGGTGAAGCCGGCGTCACCGACACGTGATCACACACGCACtagagagcgagcgagcgagagagaagggagaaggagcgaaGGTGTGGGTGGATGCTATGCGAGAGAACAACAAATGAACTATAACATTCACATGGGAGCAATTTACGTGACTGGCACGTGACAGGGATGGTGTTCgcgagacgaggaggagggcgatgatgatgtagaaagaaacaaaacagaaggcgtacacacacaaaggatTTAAGACGGAAGAGCACTCACAAGaacacgcgtgtgtgtgtgtgcgcNCNNNNNANNTNNNNNNNNNNNNNANNNNNNNNNNCNNNNNNGNTNNGNNGTCNNCGCGANNNANATNATGTGGNGGGGTGNNNGCGCCCGCCCCTCGCCCGAGTGAGATTTCATGCACATTGTGACCTGATTAACCCAGTAGAGCATACGCGAACAGGATGAGCACGTACCGTCTTATGTCACGCTCGCTCGCCCTGCAGTGAGTGTGTCATGCCGTCCTCTTGCCGCTGATACGGCGGTGTCGACAACGCCATCCCCAAGGGTAGGGGGGCGCCTGGCTAGAGAGAAGGATATGTACGCCACCACGCCAGAGATGACGTCCTCCTTCATCACTCTTTACGTCACCCTCTCTGTATGACGCCCGAGTCAGAcgatgggggtggggagaggtTCAGCACACGCTACATCAGCGCCAAAGCCCTGATGATTCACAGTTCCCTTGCTTTACACCTGTCGTTCACTCGTCTTTGGGTGTTTGCCTTGCTGGGTTTGCGGGTGCGTTTGCTCACATTGCTGCACATGTGGAAACAACGGAGGAGGCCAAATTATGGAGCAAACTCATCATAAAGAGCGCCAACGCAAAcgcgagcacgcacacacgcacgtgtaCGAGAATCGCTCTCGTCCTCTTTCCTTCAAGAGGCGATTGGGTGGCCGACTTGAGCCAACAGCCACGCAGCCGTCGACTGGCCCTCGACGCGAGCGCCGGTGGCAATCCCCTTCAGTGAGGGCGTTAACGATTTGAGCACCTGGGCCACTACCGCAGCGCGCCACGCAGTCGGCGACGGTGGGGAGTACAGCAAGAGTGACCGCAGCGATCGTAGAGTGTCGCGCACTACTGGCGAGTCGTTGCGCTCCACTACAAACAAAACGGCGCTCTGCTGCACAACGGCGACGGCCAGCCGCTCGGCAAGGCCCGCGAACCCCGCCGTCGCTAGGCTCGACCCCGGGGAACACAGGGCTACCGTCACGTTGCGGAGGAGTGCAGCCGTAGCAGCTCGGCAGTTGGTGCGCATGGTAGCGGGCGTGTCGCTCGTGATCAGCTTCGTCatggacggcagcgacgccgtcaaCCACACCAGCATCTCCTGCGCGTCTTCAGTCATGGTCGACgcttgcacacgcacgtcaCACAAGCGGCCAAACACGGACGCGGCAAGCCGCAGAGCCACCATCCACTCGGCCGCCGACGTTGGCAGCTGCGGGGGTTGTGGTGCTTTAGAGCCCCAGACGGTATTCAGCTTTGCCAGCGTCTCTCCGACGATCTCGGGCTTATcaacggtggcggtgagcaTATAGCGCAGAGCGTCCGTTGCGGGAAAGCGAAGCCCAGCCGGTAGCGCGGCGTACAGGCTGAGAAGACCTGAGCACGTGGCGGATGGATCACTGGCGTTCGGCGACACCGCCTCGACGGTGTGGTGGAACTGCGTGTGCTCCGGCAAGAGTGTGTTCACCTTcgtctgcgcagctgcagcgttgAAGGTGTCAAAGAGCTGCGGCACTTCCCACGCAGGAAGAAGACTGTCAGTctctgctggcggcgccggagaggctgctgctgcaaatggcgcgggtgctgcagcgccaccagaGTCGGAGGCACGTCTGGTACCCTCCAAGCCCGGAATACGCGAAAGATCTTCTGGCGACACATGCGCCATAAGAAAGTTTTGAATCTCCTCCTGTGAGTCTTGCGCAACAACGCCAGCGTGGTCCTGGATGAAGCGCTTTGCCGTCTCTACAACACTGTCACCGACATTGTAGGGCAGCTTCAGCATGCGACCCTCAACATTCACGTCGAAAAGGTAATCGTACGATTGCCCGTTGTAGAAGTGCTTCTCGCGTTGTTGCTCCGAAGCGCCTGTGTAGTGCTGAGCGTCTGGCCCTGCAACGACAACACCGATCTTCTCCCACTGACTGGCACTCCACACATATAACTCCACCTCGCCCTTCTCATTGCGGGCGAAGAGGCGTTCGCCCTCCAgcgtgccgcggcgctgcgcaatCTCGTGCGTGAACGGCATCGACTCCACATCGAGGCCGCcactggcggcagcagcgctgctggatTTGGCGATTTTGACATCCACAGTCTGGGAGGAGACCGCCGTCTCCAAGGCTTCCAGCTTCTCGATGGACGCCATGTGGCCATA
This window encodes:
- the CYC10 gene encoding cyclin 10; its protein translation is MQIGLAGCNSSLHTSPNSGSAAGSGFYGARGQEAAASATVDSSGANGLCAGATILSPSATPTLPPLPSTMDEPVDLFPLTPSVSMPQRHSKRSGRLLNESETMQEKHGQEYRFLVPWLAYAIDCTIAAHEVLRQKHGIPAHVSSPASPSATTLNGATDAERSPRGSVNGGLTCANTTGSSSSGSGKATLPSPQAELNAFSTREVPAISVHDYLKRIVKYTYVSPSVLVCGCLYLDRLLCMHPCMLLHPYNVFKLFLTSTRMASKIMDTRTLNNHDFSVVGGVTNDDLNALEFLMVELLQNRLYFSRDTFDEYCRPLRLQAAHLSEEASDWGIETAMETPVETRSGVQHQPTRPFLARCNGSNTRSRRSSILSQNEYSISIASQSGVSPLRSASRPAFPPSASTARSISVDTESIGPARAPASRGGSASTSARRHPLGTSYSPALPHVPHVAANGGSSPALGAMGGLSGRGASGEDMLRVATHTNSIYQSSNGVWTGQTPPDSATVLVAVEERGDERARSISLSAPRCGAAASWDATGRPSRLLAASTGTMAGLCTAALNGGRGGYESSPNVCAAPAYNGAATSSSRGITASAEDFGAGSMVISYSDRTPTRRAFSHASREGIALPPVVRSGRSERSASMIGVAAQGQRLPPPPDQPRV